A genomic stretch from Corynebacterium terpenotabidum Y-11 includes:
- a CDS encoding Rv3654c family TadE-like protein, producing MSWSSDEEGSATVAGVGVILGIIALTTLLGLQITGLVYRHRADAAADLTAISAATVQVMAGTDEACARAGEIAASNGARLSECREVTGGSSDAPAGTVGEVGILVEVTVGGTASGGLGGSLGGARSAVAVAGP from the coding sequence ATGAGCTGGTCATCGGACGAGGAAGGTTCGGCGACGGTGGCGGGTGTCGGCGTCATCCTGGGGATCATCGCCCTGACGACACTCCTCGGACTGCAGATCACCGGTCTTGTCTACCGGCACCGGGCGGATGCCGCCGCTGACCTCACCGCGATTTCTGCGGCAACGGTGCAGGTCATGGCTGGCACGGATGAGGCATGTGCACGCGCGGGGGAGATCGCGGCGTCCAACGGGGCAAGGTTGTCCGAGTGCCGGGAGGTCACTGGCGGCAGCTCGGACGCCCCGGCCGGGACTGTGGGCGAAGTCGGGATCCTCGTCGAGGTGACCGTGGGCGGGACCGCTTCGGGCGGTCTGGGCGGCTCATTGGGCGGTGCGCGCTCAGCTGTCGCCGTCGCCGGGCCGTGA
- a CDS encoding DUF4244 domain-containing protein: MSEPTIDRTIDRTHLTTGIPGELSEEFSGERSDGLRTALLSPNPFVDRDEYDDDAALDLADSDPDDPGDIGDADWGEELPAAQINADLQVGDEDDGGGILGGVLGDDRGMSTIEYALGCVAAAALGALLYLVVTSDSVESALTGIFERALNTQ; encoded by the coding sequence ATGTCTGAACCGACCATTGACCGGACCATTGACCGGACTCATCTGACCACCGGGATTCCCGGAGAGCTTTCTGAGGAGTTTTCCGGGGAGCGCTCCGATGGACTGCGCACCGCGCTGCTGAGTCCCAACCCCTTCGTCGACCGGGACGAGTACGACGACGATGCCGCCCTTGATCTCGCTGACTCTGATCCCGACGACCCCGGTGACATCGGGGACGCCGACTGGGGCGAGGAACTTCCCGCAGCCCAGATCAACGCCGATCTCCAGGTCGGCGATGAGGACGACGGCGGTGGCATCCTCGGCGGTGTTCTCGGCGACGACCGTGGGATGTCGACCATCGAATACGCGCTGGGCTGCGTCGCCGCCGCTGCCCTCGGAGCACTGCTCTACCTCGTCGTCACTTCCGATTCCGTCGAGTCCGCCCTCACCGGCATCTTCGAACGTGCCCTCAACACGCAGTGA
- a CDS encoding TadE family type IV pilus minor pilin, translating into MPSTRSDPADAGYVTVEAAIVFTALTAVVGLIVAGMVTVASYLGAVDLARDAARAAALDPQDAATTATAVVRDADPEAQVSVTGGGAGELITVKVTKPGRLFDLSATAVIVAEPVGAS; encoded by the coding sequence GTGCCCTCAACACGCAGTGACCCCGCTGACGCCGGCTACGTCACCGTGGAGGCCGCGATCGTCTTCACCGCCCTGACCGCCGTCGTCGGGCTGATCGTGGCAGGGATGGTGACCGTGGCGTCCTATCTCGGGGCTGTCGACCTCGCGCGCGATGCCGCCCGGGCTGCCGCCCTCGATCCGCAGGACGCCGCCACCACCGCCACAGCTGTGGTCCGTGACGCGGACCCCGAGGCGCAGGTCTCGGTGACCGGAGGTGGTGCAGGTGAACTGATCACGGTGAAGGTCACGAAGCCGGGCAGGCTCTTCGATCTCTCCGCCACCGCAGTGATCGTGGCTGAGCCGGTCGGTGCGTCATGA